A region of Myxococcus stipitatus DSM 14675 DNA encodes the following proteins:
- a CDS encoding YgfZ/GcvT domain-containing protein, with amino-acid sequence MEPLSLHFLHEEAGARFIDVGGREAVASHGNDADAYRAAREAVALHDASYREVLRITGEDRVSFLHGMVTQEVNNLPAGSATYAAMLTAKGAMVADARILRREADLVLDMEPGMGPKVREFLEKYLISEDAELHEATGDQGLLRLLGPRTGAVLAAALGGDFPPLAHQATRAATLAGQDVLLVGNTVLEPHGVDVWVPRAGLEAVWRALTQAGAGQGLQPLGFETLELLRVEAGVPRYGQDMVATTIPLEANLTAAIAYNKGCYIGQEVIARATFRGHMNRKLTGLLLGESAAAPGTELRLGEKKVGWLTSVVRSSTQGQYVALGYVHKDSLEPGTELLLAQGPATVKVAALPFKG; translated from the coding sequence ATGGAACCGCTGTCTCTGCATTTTCTTCACGAGGAAGCAGGGGCCCGCTTCATTGACGTGGGCGGCCGGGAAGCCGTGGCCAGCCATGGGAATGACGCGGACGCCTATCGGGCCGCTCGCGAGGCCGTGGCCCTCCACGACGCCTCCTACCGTGAGGTCCTCCGGATTACCGGCGAGGACAGGGTGTCCTTCCTACATGGAATGGTGACCCAGGAGGTGAACAACCTCCCCGCGGGCAGCGCCACGTACGCCGCCATGCTCACCGCCAAGGGGGCCATGGTGGCGGACGCCCGCATCCTCAGGCGGGAGGCCGACCTGGTCCTCGACATGGAGCCCGGGATGGGCCCCAAGGTCCGGGAGTTCCTGGAGAAATACCTCATCTCCGAGGACGCCGAGCTCCACGAGGCGACGGGCGACCAGGGCCTCCTCCGGCTGCTGGGGCCTCGGACGGGGGCGGTGCTGGCCGCTGCCCTGGGGGGCGACTTCCCACCCCTGGCCCACCAGGCCACCCGGGCGGCGACACTCGCCGGGCAGGACGTGCTGCTCGTCGGGAACACGGTGCTCGAGCCCCACGGTGTCGACGTGTGGGTGCCGCGAGCGGGCCTGGAGGCCGTGTGGCGCGCCCTGACCCAGGCCGGCGCCGGCCAGGGCCTCCAGCCGCTGGGCTTCGAGACGCTGGAGCTCCTGCGCGTCGAGGCGGGGGTCCCCCGGTACGGGCAGGACATGGTGGCCACCACCATCCCGCTGGAGGCCAACCTCACGGCGGCCATCGCCTACAACAAGGGGTGCTACATCGGGCAGGAGGTCATCGCCCGAGCCACCTTCCGCGGGCACATGAACCGCAAGCTGACGGGGCTCCTCCTGGGTGAGTCCGCCGCCGCGCCGGGCACGGAGCTGCGCCTGGGCGAGAAGAAGGTGGGCTGGCTCACCAGCGTGGTGCGCTCCTCCACGCAGGGGCAGTACGTGGCCCTGGGGTATGTGCACAAGGACTCGCTGGAGCCCGGCACGGAGCTGCTGCTCGCGCAGGGCCCCGCCACGGTGAAGGTCGCCGCGCTCCCCTTCAAGGGCTGA
- the chrA gene encoding chromate efflux transporter, translating to MAHPESSSTTASSRTAALRELALLFLRLGATAFGGPAAHIAMMEDEVVRRRRWLTRDEFVDLLGAANLIPGPNSTELAIHIGHRRAGWPGLLVAGTCFILPAFFIVAGIAWVYSRFGHVPDVSALLYGVKAVIIAVVLQALWGLSRTVVKTWREALVGVGVVAAAFLGVNELLLLLLAGVGVFAWRGVERGGLGSSVKALVPWVLPLGASSVAVPFSQQGLFLFFLKVGSVLYGSGYVLLAFLRADLVERWGWLTQAQLLDAVAVGQVTPGPVFTTATFIGYVLGGMTGAVVATVGIFLPAFVFVALSGPLVPRLRRSWAAGAFLDGVNVASLALVAGVTWQLGRAAVVDAWTVGMAAVSAVLLIRYRVNSAWLVLGGGALGWVLSSR from the coding sequence ATGGCGCATCCGGAGTCCTCGAGCACGACTGCCTCCTCCCGCACCGCCGCGCTCCGGGAGCTGGCGCTCTTGTTCCTGCGGCTGGGGGCCACGGCGTTCGGCGGCCCCGCGGCCCACATCGCGATGATGGAGGACGAGGTGGTGCGCCGCCGTCGCTGGCTGACCCGCGACGAGTTCGTGGACCTGCTCGGCGCGGCCAACCTCATCCCCGGGCCCAACTCCACGGAGCTGGCCATCCACATCGGCCATCGGCGCGCGGGGTGGCCGGGCCTGCTCGTCGCGGGCACCTGCTTCATCCTCCCCGCCTTCTTCATCGTCGCCGGCATCGCCTGGGTCTACTCCCGCTTCGGCCACGTGCCGGACGTGAGCGCGCTGCTGTACGGCGTGAAGGCGGTCATCATCGCCGTGGTGCTCCAGGCCCTGTGGGGCCTGTCGCGCACGGTGGTGAAGACGTGGCGGGAGGCGCTCGTGGGGGTGGGCGTCGTTGCGGCGGCGTTCCTCGGCGTCAACGAGCTGCTCCTGCTGCTGCTCGCCGGGGTGGGCGTGTTCGCGTGGCGCGGCGTCGAGCGCGGTGGGCTCGGGTCTTCCGTCAAGGCGCTCGTCCCGTGGGTGCTGCCGCTCGGGGCCTCCTCGGTGGCGGTGCCCTTCTCGCAGCAGGGACTGTTCCTGTTCTTCCTGAAGGTGGGCTCGGTCCTGTACGGCAGCGGCTATGTGCTGCTGGCGTTCCTCCGCGCGGACCTGGTGGAGCGGTGGGGCTGGCTCACGCAGGCGCAGTTGCTGGACGCGGTGGCGGTGGGGCAGGTGACGCCCGGGCCCGTCTTCACCACGGCCACGTTCATCGGCTATGTGCTGGGCGGGATGACGGGCGCGGTGGTGGCGACGGTGGGCATCTTCCTGCCGGCCTTCGTCTTCGTGGCGCTCAGCGGTCCGCTGGTGCCACGGCTGCGCCGCTCGTGGGCGGCGGGGGCCTTCCTCGATGGCGTCAACGTGGCCTCGCTCGCGCTGGTGGCCGGGGTGACGTGGCAGCTCGGGCGCGCGGCGGTGGTGGACGCGTGGACGGTGGGGATGGCGGCCGTGTCCGCGGTGCTGCTCATCCGCTACCGCGTCAACTCCGCCTGGCTCGTGCTTGGCGGAGGCGCGCTGGGGTGGGTGCTCAGTTCGCGGTGA
- a CDS encoding fused MFS/spermidine synthase — MKPSSLTWLAFLAGATVMASEMMASRLVAPSFGSSMPVWGALISLVLGGLLMGAHLGGRLADPSGRLEPLRKALCLAALFLALLPFLAQELLPEATTAVMMGRPLEAIGRVTLVVLVAVPPLMALGAVGPFLWKVGGMEDVEEEPTRGFSASMLGSLVGALLAAFVVLPWLGTTHAMACFAGALGLAAAKGLGWPWRLVAVGVPVVALLVAGLPSTREARARELQEPPRAPIHVLESPLGTRSGDIAVRSLGQQGVSSSHRLTLAIPRPARPSPRAPP; from the coding sequence ATGAAGCCCTCGTCCTTGACGTGGTTGGCCTTCCTCGCCGGAGCCACGGTGATGGCCTCGGAGATGATGGCTTCCCGCCTGGTGGCGCCCTCCTTCGGGAGCAGCATGCCGGTGTGGGGGGCGCTCATCTCGCTGGTGCTGGGCGGGCTGCTGATGGGGGCGCACCTGGGAGGACGGCTGGCGGACCCGTCCGGACGCCTGGAGCCGCTGCGCAAGGCGCTGTGCCTGGCCGCGTTGTTCCTCGCCCTCCTCCCCTTCCTCGCGCAGGAGCTGCTGCCGGAGGCCACCACGGCGGTGATGATGGGGCGGCCCCTGGAGGCCATCGGGCGGGTGACGCTGGTGGTGCTGGTGGCGGTGCCGCCGCTGATGGCGCTGGGGGCGGTGGGCCCGTTCCTGTGGAAGGTGGGCGGCATGGAGGACGTGGAGGAGGAGCCGACCCGCGGCTTCTCCGCGTCGATGCTGGGGAGCCTCGTGGGGGCGCTGCTCGCGGCCTTCGTCGTGCTGCCGTGGCTGGGCACCACCCACGCCATGGCGTGCTTCGCGGGGGCGCTGGGGCTGGCGGCGGCGAAGGGCCTGGGCTGGCCGTGGCGGCTGGTGGCGGTGGGGGTGCCCGTGGTGGCGCTGCTGGTGGCGGGCCTGCCGTCGACGCGGGAGGCTCGCGCGCGGGAGCTCCAGGAGCCGCCTCGAGCGCCCATCCACGTCCTGGAGTCTCCCCTGGGCACGCGCAGCGGAGACATCGCCGTGCGGTCCCTGGGGCAGCAGGGCGTGTCCTCTTCCCATCGGCTGACCCTCGCGATTCCGCGTCCGGCCCGGCCTTCTCCGAGAGCTCCTCCATGA